In one window of Candidatus Scalindua sp. DNA:
- the egtD gene encoding L-histidine N(alpha)-methyltransferase translates to MSTTTIEERLTFIAIQDENSAQEFSSDVKTGLTSDPKSLPFVYFYDHAGSQLFEKICELPEYYLTRAETHILEIHVCDIISQFPEEITLVELGSGSSKKTRILIEAFLQGQGLSSYTPIDISRQMLKESSYELLKTYPDLEITAVAAHYDEGLDQLKTQGDQAKLITWLGSSVGNLDRSEAVQLLNRIQEFTLPNDRLLIGIDLKKDRDLLEKAYDDEQGVTAEFNLNLLARINHELGGDFNLEKFHHDVTYNEKIGRVEMYLTSNCDQKVIIGDLDLEISLAEKERIHTENSFKYSLNEINILAEKAGFSVERQWFDPEKKFSLNLFAPTDMF, encoded by the coding sequence GTGTCAACTACAACGATTGAGGAACGATTAACGTTTATTGCAATTCAAGATGAGAATTCCGCTCAGGAGTTTTCTTCTGATGTAAAAACAGGGCTTACATCCGATCCAAAATCTCTTCCCTTTGTATACTTTTACGATCACGCAGGTTCCCAGTTGTTTGAGAAGATCTGTGAACTCCCGGAATACTACCTGACACGTGCAGAAACACATATTCTTGAGATTCACGTATGTGACATCATTTCGCAATTTCCTGAAGAGATTACGCTTGTTGAATTGGGGAGCGGGAGTTCAAAAAAAACAAGGATTTTGATTGAGGCATTTCTTCAGGGGCAGGGACTGAGTTCTTATACTCCGATTGACATATCTCGCCAGATGCTTAAGGAGAGTTCATACGAATTGCTTAAAACATATCCGGATTTAGAGATCACGGCTGTTGCCGCTCACTATGATGAAGGACTTGATCAGTTAAAGACACAGGGAGATCAAGCAAAACTCATTACGTGGCTGGGATCGAGTGTTGGTAATCTGGATAGATCTGAAGCGGTACAATTACTTAACCGTATCCAGGAATTCACACTCCCGAATGATCGGTTATTAATCGGTATAGATCTGAAAAAAGATCGGGATCTCCTGGAAAAAGCCTACGATGATGAACAGGGTGTTACAGCAGAATTCAACCTGAACCTCCTTGCCCGTATCAATCATGAGCTGGGAGGAGATTTCAATCTTGAGAAGTTCCATCATGACGTAACATATAATGAGAAAATTGGTCGGGTTGAGATGTACTTAACAAGCAATTGCGACCAGAAGGTCATCATAGGAGATCTCGACCTGGAGATATCGCTTGCTGAGAAGGAGAGGATTCACACGGAAAACTCGTTTAAGTACTCACTCAATGAGATTAATATTTTAGCTGAAAAGGCTGGGTTTTCCGTGGAGAGACAGTGGTTTGATCCTGAAAAGAAATTCAGCCTCAATTTGTTTGCACCAACCGATATGTTTTAA
- a CDS encoding carbon starvation protein A, translated as MNAALIAFFSLVCFFLSYRFYAKFLGKRIYQIDSESRTPAHEFQDGVDYVPTNKYVLFGHHFTSIAGAAPIVGPAIAVIWGWLPAVLWVVIGTIFIGAVHDFGCLVISAKNKGHSVGDLTGSVIGKRARALFLTIIFFLTWVVIAVFAFIISTLFSQFPAAVLPVNIQIIIAVIIGIIIYRTKFGILIPSIIALLVLYAFIYLGTFIPIHLPVFVGGQIESWIVLLLIYAFIASVLPVWLLLQPRDFINSHQLFVGLGVMYLGLFIVHPQMVAPALNLKIDEGLPWFPFLFITIACGAVSGFHGLVASGTTSKQLNALSDSRMIGYGSMLGEGSLGLMSVLASTAGFATVAAWNNHYSSWGAAGSMDAKIGAFINGGSYFLKNGLMLPDEFGTTMIAVIVISFAATTLDTSTRIQRYITSELGEIYNIKILTNRFVAAAIAAFTPLILIFGGEGLSWKRLWPIFGAANQLLAGLSLLVLSVYLFRKGRKVLFTMIPMIFLVVITSIAMVMSLGDFIKSRNWVLIILSILLLSFSFWIILEAIVAIRKMRTKGIQTDELV; from the coding sequence ATGAATGCGGCCCTCATAGCCTTTTTTTCACTTGTATGTTTCTTCCTTAGCTACCGGTTCTATGCAAAATTCCTGGGAAAGAGAATATATCAGATAGATTCAGAGAGTCGGACACCGGCTCATGAATTTCAAGATGGTGTTGATTATGTCCCTACCAACAAATATGTCCTTTTCGGTCACCATTTCACATCAATAGCAGGTGCCGCTCCCATTGTAGGTCCTGCAATTGCCGTGATATGGGGCTGGCTGCCTGCAGTATTATGGGTGGTTATCGGTACAATCTTTATTGGTGCGGTTCATGACTTTGGGTGCCTGGTTATTTCAGCAAAAAACAAAGGGCATTCTGTTGGTGATTTGACGGGATCTGTCATCGGTAAAAGGGCGAGGGCATTATTCCTTACCATTATTTTTTTTCTTACATGGGTTGTTATAGCAGTTTTCGCATTCATTATCTCTACCCTGTTTTCACAGTTTCCTGCAGCTGTTCTTCCTGTTAACATTCAAATCATAATTGCCGTTATTATCGGTATAATCATCTACAGGACAAAGTTTGGCATTCTCATTCCTTCAATTATTGCATTACTTGTCTTGTACGCATTTATCTATCTCGGCACATTTATCCCCATACATTTACCCGTTTTTGTCGGCGGCCAGATAGAGTCGTGGATTGTCCTGCTCTTGATCTATGCCTTTATTGCCTCAGTCCTTCCTGTCTGGTTGCTGCTTCAGCCAAGAGACTTTATCAACTCCCATCAGCTTTTTGTCGGGTTAGGCGTCATGTACCTGGGGCTTTTCATCGTACACCCGCAGATGGTCGCACCTGCCCTTAACCTTAAGATAGATGAAGGTTTACCATGGTTTCCATTTTTATTTATAACGATTGCCTGCGGTGCTGTTTCTGGATTTCATGGACTTGTCGCTTCGGGAACAACTTCGAAACAGCTCAATGCACTTTCAGATTCCAGAATGATTGGATATGGATCTATGCTGGGAGAAGGATCACTTGGTTTGATGTCGGTTCTTGCATCGACTGCGGGATTCGCAACCGTCGCTGCCTGGAATAACCACTATTCAAGCTGGGGAGCAGCTGGAAGCATGGATGCCAAAATAGGGGCTTTTATAAATGGCGGCTCCTATTTTTTAAAGAATGGGCTCATGCTTCCCGATGAATTTGGTACGACAATGATTGCGGTAATTGTCATCAGTTTTGCCGCAACTACTCTTGATACATCAACCAGGATCCAGAGATATATCACATCTGAACTGGGAGAGATATACAACATAAAGATACTCACAAACAGGTTCGTAGCCGCCGCGATTGCTGCCTTTACGCCTCTTATCCTTATCTTTGGAGGTGAAGGTCTTAGCTGGAAACGCTTGTGGCCTATCTTCGGTGCTGCAAATCAGTTACTTGCAGGATTAAGCTTGCTGGTCTTGAGCGTATATCTCTTCAGGAAAGGGAGAAAGGTGTTGTTCACCATGATACCGATGATATTTCTTGTTGTCATAACTTCAATTGCAATGGTCATGAGTTTAGGTGACTTTATCAAATCAAGGAACTGGGTCCTGATCATTTTATCAATCCTCCTGCTTTCATTCTCTTTCTGGATCATTCTTGAAGCAATTGTTGCCATACGAAAGATGCGTACAAAGGGGATACAGACTGATGAACTGGTTTGA
- a CDS encoding 3D domain-containing protein, translating to MYRHKKIFSVSVAGKTKQICALGILMLLLNLFFFSNVRADEFTVTAYCSCQKCCDKDPSDEWYGITAIGVKARWGTVAVDREVIKLGSVLVVQGFPSTIFRAEDVGGAIEGKHIDIWFSNHNDALDFGVQKRDVYCVEEYQLPVLTPTSVIKAMSLREEGEQEVKIN from the coding sequence ATGTATAGACATAAAAAGATCTTTTCAGTTTCCGTGGCGGGCAAAACGAAACAGATTTGTGCTCTTGGGATATTGATGCTTTTGCTGAATCTGTTTTTTTTCAGCAATGTAAGAGCTGATGAATTCACAGTAACTGCGTATTGCTCATGTCAAAAATGTTGCGATAAGGATCCCTCAGATGAGTGGTACGGAATAACGGCAATAGGGGTGAAGGCACGATGGGGGACTGTAGCAGTGGACAGGGAAGTAATTAAACTGGGATCTGTTCTCGTAGTCCAGGGTTTTCCATCTACTATATTCAGGGCTGAGGATGTGGGTGGTGCAATTGAGGGAAAGCACATAGACATATGGTTTTCCAACCATAATGATGCCCTGGATTTCGGTGTGCAGAAAAGAGATGTGTACTGCGTTGAGGAGTATCAATTACCTGTTCTCACGCCAACAAGCGTAATCAAGGCCATGAGTTTAAGAGAAGAGGGGGAACAGGAAGTCAAAATAAATTGA